In the Sarcophilus harrisii chromosome 1, mSarHar1.11, whole genome shotgun sequence genome, one interval contains:
- the MYORG gene encoding LOW QUALITY PROTEIN: myogenesis-regulating glycosidase (The sequence of the model RefSeq protein was modified relative to this genomic sequence to represent the inferred CDS: inserted 3 bases in 3 codons; deleted 1 base in 1 codon; substituted 1 base at 1 genomic stop codon), producing the protein MTQDPQKGRHRRGKKIEQDSQAAARAATTMYTFLPDNFSPTKVKPSKELKPMLGSIVLGLLLVLAAVVAWCYYSTSLRKAERLGAELLELRTSGFSIRNQQGEQVFRLAFSSGALDLESCAREGDVLSCSRSTGGPLNFFIQTVGPRHRHGSVRWGAGSPPVGTPCSRGVHWXGARIAPPAHPAAGLQGQPFXPVRLPSGPPVFGAWLSKAVAIKVNDSVPFHGGRPASPPRPATNPSSKPMGQAPELSYRVCVGSDVTSIQSTVRQPRPGAAGPSAPFGPVGSREAGGQRVLRFAEKIRKYRFNCSYLEIDDVPPTPGDFAXVGFPNPDVRKLRRLVLRVTWVPLFPQTVQLWRGGPGGLFREPTAAAAVAVXAAGAVLDFHRGVPGHLRRLRTQYSISSFKFDAGEVSYLPRDFSTFRPLSDPNLWSRRYTEMALPFFSLAEVRVGYQSQNISCFFRLIDRDSVWGHELGLRSLIPAVLTISMLGYPFILPDLIGGNAVPGHTAGEGGGNAGIPERELYVRWLEVAAFMPAMQFSIPPWLYDQEVVEIARKFAALRAELVAPLLLELAGEVTDTGDPIVRPLWWIAPGDEAAHRVDSQFLIGDTLLVAPVLEPGKQERDVYLPAGKWRSYKGELFVKAPILLTDYPVDLDEVAYFTWVS; encoded by the exons ATGACCCAGGATCCCCAAAAAGGGAGACATCGAAGGGGGAAGAAAATTGAGCAGGATTCTCAGGCTGCTGCCAGAGCTGCCACAACCATGTATACCTTTCTCCCTGACAACTTTTCCCCGACCAAGGTCAAGCCATCCAAGGAACTAAAACCCATGTTGGGATCTATAGTGCTGGGGCTCCTGCTGGTCTTAGCGGCTGTGGTTGCTTGGTGCTACTACAGCACATCTCTCCGGAAGGCCGAGCGCCTTGGGGCTGAGCTATTGGAGCTCCGGACCAGTGGTTTCTCCATCCGGAACCAGCAGGGAGAGCAAGTGTTCCGGCTGGCCTTCAGCTCCGGGGCTTTGGACCTGGAGTCCTGTGCACGAGAGGGGGATGTCTTAAGTTGCTCTCGCTCCACGGGAGGccccctcaatttcttcatccagaCAGTGGGCCCAAGGCACCGTCATGGCTCAGTTCGCTGGGGGGCTGGCTCCCCGCCGGTGGGCACACCATGTTCTAGGGGCGTGCACTGGTAGGGGGCCCGGATCGCACCACCTGCCCATCCAGCTGCGGGCCTCCAAGGGCAACCCT CACCAGTGCGGTTACCCTCCGGGCCGCCGGTATTCGGCGCTTGGCTGTCTAAAGCAGTGGCCATCAAAGTCAATGACTCGGTGCCCTTCCACGGCGGGCGCCCGGCCTCTCCCCCAAGGCCCGCTACCAACCCGTCCTCAAAGCCCATGGGCCAGGCCCCTGAA CTCAGTTACCGCGTCTGCGTGGGTTCCGATGTGACGTCAATTCAAAGTACTGTGCGGCAGCCCCGCCCAGGTGCGGCCGGGCCTTCCGCCCCATTTGGTCCCGTGGGCTCTCGGGAGGCTGGGGGACAAAGGGTCCTGCGCTTTGCGGAGAAGATCCGCAAGTACCGCTTCAACTGCAGCTACTTGGAGATTGATGACGTACCGCCCACCCCCGGGGACTTCG TTGTAGGGTTCCCAAACCCGGATGTTCGGAAGCTGCGGAGGCTGGTTTTGCGGGTCACCTGGGTGCCCCTTTTCCCCCAAACTGTCCAGCTTTGGCGAGGTGGGCCGGGGGGGCTTTTTCGCGAGCCCACGGCGGCTGCGGCGGTGGCGG GAGCGGCCGGGGCCGTGCTGGACTTCCACCGGGGGGTTCCGGGCCACCTGCGGAGGCTCCGCACGCAGTACTCCATCTCCTCCTTTAAGTTCGACGCGGGCGAGGTGAGCTACCTGCCCCGGGACTTCAGCACCTTCCGTCCCCTGTCAGATCCCAACCTCTGGAGCCGGCGCTACACCGAGATGGcgcttcctttcttctccttggCTGAGGTGCGTGTGGGCTACCAGTCACAGAACATCTCTTGTTTCTTCCGCCTGATCGACCGGGACTCCGTGTGGGGCCACGAGCTGGGTCTGCGCTCCTTGATCCCGGCGGTGCTGACCATCAGCATGCTGGGCTACCCCTTTATCCTGCCCGACCTCATCGGCGGCAACGCCGTTCCGGGGCACACGGCGGGCGAGGGCGGCGGGAACGCGGGAATCCCGGAGCGCGAGCTCTACGTGCGCTGGCTGGAGGTGGCGGCCTTCATGCCGGCCATGCAGTTCTCCATCCCGCCCTGGCTCTATGACCAGGAGGTGGTGGAGATAGCGCGCAAGTTTGCAGCCTTGCGGGCGGAGCTGGTCGCCCCCCTGCTGCTGGAGCTGGCCGGGGAGGTCACCGACACGGGCGATCCCATAGTTCGGCCTCTCTGGTGGATCGCCCCCGGAGATGAAGCGGCCCATCGGGTGGATTCCCAGTTCCTCATTGGCGACACGCTGCTTGTGGCGCCTGTGCTGGAACCGGGCAAGCAGGAGCGCGATGTGTACCTGCCCGCGGGGAAGTGGCGCAGCTATAAGGGCGAGCTCTTTGTCAAGGCACCCATCCTGCTCACAGACTACCCGGTGGATCTGGACGAAGTGGCTTATTTTACCTGGGTGTCCTAA